A region of Procambarus clarkii isolate CNS0578487 chromosome 48, FALCON_Pclarkii_2.0, whole genome shotgun sequence DNA encodes the following proteins:
- the LOC123764749 gene encoding very long chain fatty acid elongase 7: MAPSHSDQRTPSMAPSPAPQRISDQEQDKDALEELRSNGKWAAGITILSFMYGDLTVASQLPPDPRQHSWLLMKSPYPALIASLLYIAVVTWWGPLYMRSKQPVSGLKRVMIVYNAFQVVFSTWIFYEGGMSGWFNSYKLFCQPCDFSDNPQATRMLNIVYWYFFSKFIDFIDTVFFVLNKKHEHISLLHVTHHSLMPSSVWFGVLYQPGGHSTFMGFLNAFVHAVMYSYYLLAAMGPRVRPFLWWKKYLTTLQMVQFTAIFFHSLSLMFLECDVPSVFVRWLCGFAALFFILFTDFYIKAYRKRGKDQGEARGNGRRDYLTNMCYIGAPVGLINGMSNNVPKQMTNDIFHSSSSDIANGVTKRSPNSIPEDSSNGEPVGASLYVPQHLPPHLQENMRLRNLIRQ; this comes from the exons ATGGCTCCGTCACACAGCGACCAGAGGACCCCCAGCATGGCGCCTTCCCCAGCCCCCCAGCGCATCTCAGACCAGGAACAAGATAAAG ATGCCCTGGAGGAGCTACGATCCAATGGGAAATGGGCGGCAGGAATAACGATCCTCAGCTTCATGTACGGGGACCTGACGGTGGCGAGCCAGCTGCCCCCAGACCCCCGTCAACACTCATGGCTCCTCATGAAGTCCCCCTATCCGGCCCTCATCGCCTCCCTCCTCTACATCGCCGTCGTCACCTGGTGGGGGCCCCTCTACATGCGCTCCAAGCAGCCTGTCTCCGGGTTGAAGCGTGTTATGATTGTCTATAACGCGTTTCAGGTCGTGTTTTCTACCTGGATTTTTTATGAG GGTGGCATGAGTGGCTGGTTCAACAGTTACAAGCTCTTCTGTCAGCCATGTGACTTCTCTGATAACCCACAAGCCACGCGG ATGCTGAACATCGTGTACTGGTACTTCTTCTCCAAGTTCATTGACTTCATCGACACT GTGTTCTTCGtgctcaacaagaaacatgagcaCATCTCGCTGCTCCACGTCACTCACCACTCATTGATGCCTTCGAGTGTGTGGTTTGGCGTCCTATATCAACCAG GCGGTCACAGCACCTTCATGGGGTTCCTGAACGCCTTCGTCCACGCCGTCATGTACTCGTACTACCTGCTGGCGGCCATGGGGCCCCGAGTCCGTCCCTTCCTCTGGTGGAAGAAGTACCTCACCACCCTCCAGATGGTCCAGTTCACAGCCATATTCTTCCACTCTCTCTCG CTGATGTTCCTGGAGTGTGATGTGCCGTCAGTGTTCGTACGGTGGCtctgtggcttcgctgctctcttcTTCATCCTCTTCACTGACTTCTACATCAAGGCGTACCGGAAACGCGGCAAGGACCAG GGAGAAGCTCGAGGAAACGGAAGAAGAGACTACCTTACAAACATGTGTTACATTGGTGCGCCAGTCGGGTTAATAAATGGTATGTCTAACAACGTCCCAAAGCAGATGACCAACGATATCTTCCACAGCTCATCCTCGGATATTGCAAATGGCGTTACCAAGAGGTCACCCAACAGTATTCCCGAGGACTCAAGTAATGGCGAGCCTGTGGGTGCGTCCCTCTATGTTCCTCAACACCTTCCTCCACATCTTCAGGAAAACATGAGATTGCGAAATCTAATCAGACAGTAG